From the genome of Actinomycetes bacterium:
CCGGCTCCTCCAGGGTTGTTGCGTCGGGCTGCTCGGAAGGTCGACGGTACGCGCGCATCGCGGGGACGGGAGGCGAAATCGGGAAGTTCCCCCACGTGTCGGGACCAGGTCGGGCCGAACGGGTGCACCCGGGCACGACGGGGTACCTCTTCGTCACTCTGGGCTACGAGATCGGAGCCACCCGTTCTGGCGCAGCGGCCGCTGGGCTCGGAGGCCCGGGCCCACGCCGTCCACGTGATCGGCACCGACGGCCGGGTCGACGACTCGCTGGCCGGCGCCGGCGGAGTGGTGCGGCGCCGCCTACCGGCCCTTCACCCGCTGACCCTCGCCTCGCCGACCACCCGGAGTATCTCGCGGACGGTGAGGTCGGGCTCGTTCTCGGGGACGTCGTGCCCGGTGGTCACGACCACCTGCCTGGCCAGCGGGCTGAGCACGAGCCAGTCCCGCTGGGCCCGCACGTTGGTGCGCTGCTCGTCGTCGGCGTAGAAGTCGCCGTAGTCGTTGCTGATGACGGTCATGGGGATCCGGCCGATGCGCTGGCGGTGCTGCCATGCCCAGTGCTCGACGGTGACGTAGTCACGGTGCTCCTGGTTCTCCGTCGACCGGCAGTCGAGGTCGGCGAGCAGATCGCTCGGTGCGCGCGACGCGATCAGTGCGCGCGGCGTCTCGGCCAGCACGATGCCGACCGTCTCGTCCTGGTGCTCGTACGCGTAGCTCGTCATGATGAACCCGCCGCCGGAGGTCCCGACAAGGACGTACGGGGGACGGGCGTCGACCGCGGCGAGCATCGCGGTCAGGTCGGCCAGCAGCTCCGGCGTCCGCCGGCAGCCCGTCGCCGGGTCGCTGGAGCCGTTGCCGAGCCGGTCGTACGAGCAGACCCGGGTCTCCTCGGCAACGGCCGGCTGCACCGCTGACCACTGGAACTGGTCCGACTCGTCCCCGCTCTCCATGACCACAGTGGGGCTGCCCTCGCCGGAGCAGTGGACGTAGACGTGCCGTCCGCCCCCGATGTCGACGAGCTCAGGGACGTCGCTCGTGGACGTGGGCATCGCGCTGGCCGAGGCCGGCGACGGTGTACGGCCGGCGCTGCCGGCCGCGTCGGAGCCGTCGTCCGCGCCGTCGCCTCCGCAGCCCGCGAGAGCCGCGACCAGCAGCGCACCCACCGCCGGCCACCGCGCACGGTGACTCCCCATGGAGTCACCATGCGCCGACCGGCTCAGCCGAGGAAGTGCTCGGGGTCGAACTCGTCGAGGGGGATCACCCGTACCCGGGGGAGCGGCACGTTGAAGGCGCCGACCGCCGACTCCATGTCGAAGAACTGCAGACCCTGCGGCTCGAGCTCGGCGAGCCGCTGGCTGACGTACTCGCGGAAGCCCAGCACGGCGACCCGGCGGTCGGGCAGCAGCGCCCGCAGGTGCGGCTCGAAGTCGGCGTCGTGGCTGACCAGGGCGACGTCACCCTCGCGACCACCGATCGCGTCGAGGGTGCGCTGGATGCCGACGTCGACGACCTTCTGGTCCTTGCTGCCGGCCAGCGGCACCACCCGGTAGCCCAGCGCCAGCAGCGCCTGGACGAACGGCATCGGCAGCGTGCCGGAGCTCGCGTTGAGGAAGAAGATGCCGCGGACGTCCTGGCCCCACCGCTGCCGGAGGAACTCGGCGACCCGGTCCCAGCGCGGCCGCTCGTCCGGCGCCGGCCGGTGCCGGAGGATGTCGGTGCCAAGGGTGGCGTCGAGGTTCTCGCCGTCGACCAGGAGGTACGTCAGCCGGTTGCTCGACCCGTCCGCCACAGCGTCCTCCGGTGGTTGCTACTTCGGCGGGGCGGGGCGCACCTTGCGGACCGCTCGACCGGCTGCGCGACGGGCCCGGCGGGCGAACGTCGGCGGCGACGGCGGCGGGGCCGCGGCCTCCTTGGGAGTGACGCGCTTCTTCTTGGGTGCCGCGACGCCGATCGCCTCGGGCGTGAGCATCCGGTTGCCGAACCACGGGGTCATCGGCTCGTCGAGCTGGGTGAGCTCGGGGAAGGCGTCCCGCCGTTGCCCGAGCTCGGTGCCGGTCAACGTCTTCTTCCGCGGGGACCCCTCGACGGTCACGGGGGTCAGCGCGTCCGGGTCCTGCTGGTCGTAGCCGAAGAACGCGAACAGGCCGTCGACCTTGTCCTTGAGGGTCGCGATGTTGTCCTCGGTCGCCTCCTCGGTCCAGGCCGAGATGCGCTCGGTGCTGATCGGCGCGTCGGTGCGGGCGCCGCCCTCGACCTTCTTGGGGCCGCCACGCTCGCCGTGCACGACGTGGTGCTCCAGCAGCCGGTCCGACCACGGCGCGTCGAGCCAGTCGAAGACCTCGCGCAGCGTCGTCGCCGGGTCGAGGACCAGGTCCTCGTAGCGGACGAGCAGGAAGCGGTCGCCGAGCTCCCGGCCGCGCTGCACCAGCTCGGTCTCGGTGTTGATCCAGTGCGAGACGGCGCCGCCCCAGCCGAGGCGGAAGCGGCCGGACACCGAGGCGGCGACGGCCCCCGGGTGTCGCACGGTCGCCAGCACGACGGCGTCCGGGAAGACCCGGGCGATCTCACGCAGCTGCCAGGCGTGCCACGGGGTCTTGTCGCCCCAGCGCTTCTTGCCCTGCGACGCCGCCCAGCGCTCGAACATCCCGCCGTAGAACTCGCGCATCCGCTCGTCGAGCTCGTCGTCGGAGAAGCCCAGCCGGCCGTACCAGTCGCCACCGTGGCGGTGGAACGGGATCCACCGGTGGGCCAGGTAGGCCCGCATGATGCTGGTCTCCTGCGCGATGGCTATGTCGTCGTGGCTGTCGACGATGAGCCGCAGCAGGGTGGTGCCCGAACCCATCGGCCCGACGATGAAGATGGGCTTGCCGCCCGGCGATCCCGCGGCGTCAGCCACGTCGGCTCCTCAGGGGTCGGGGTCGGGCGGGAGTACGATACGCAACCCTGTCAGGGCAGGCCAAACCGCGTGCGGGCGGCCCCACTCGACCATCTCTGCACCCCTCGAAGGGCGGCACATGCCACGGCTGAGCCTCGTGCTCGTGACCCACCACGAGCAGGGACACCTCCGCCGCGGCGTCCGCTCCCTGCTCACGCAGGTGGGCGCCCTCGACCAGGGGGGCGGCGGTGACGACGTCGAGCTGCTCGTGGTGGACGACGCGTCCACCGACCACACCCGGGAGATCCTGGCCGAGCTCGTCGCACAGGACGGTCGCCTGCGGGTGCACCGCTGCGCCGAGCGGGCCGGCCCCGCGGCGGCCCGGCTGGCGGCCCTCGACCTGGTGACCGGCGACCACGTGTGGTTCGTCGAGCCCACCGACGTGCTGCCGCCAGGGGCGCTCGACGAGGTACTGGGTGCGCTCGCCGACCGGCCGCCGGTGCTGGTCGTCGACCACCTGCTGCGCGGCTACGACGGCAAGGAGCGCCGGGTGAAGGCGCCGGCCGGAGGCACCCCGTGGCTCTGGGACTCCGTCGTCACCGCCGGCCTGCTGCGCGGGCACCTTGCCGCGGCGGTGCGTGCCGGTGGCGGCTGGGAGGTCGCGGCCGCGTGGGGTGTCGCGCTGGCTGCCGGGGACCTGCGGCGGCTCGGCGCGACGGCGTACGTCCGGCGAGTGCTTCCGCAGGCCGTACGTCGCCGGACCGACCCGCGCCCGGCCCGTGAGGTCGCCGCGGCCTACGCCGAGCTGGTGCGCGACCTGCCCCGCACCGCGGCCCCGGCCGTGCGCGCCGCCGTGGTCGAGGCTGCGCTCGGCCAGGTCGAGCAGCTCCCGCTGCGGCTGCGAAGGTCCCAGCTGGCTGCGGTCGCCGCGGCCTGGCGGGCTCTGGGGGAGGACGCGCAGGCGCTGCTGCGACTTCACCCGGCGCAGCGCAGGGCGCTCGAGGCCGGCAGCTACCCGGCGTGGCGGGCGGTGGGCGAGGCGGCGCGTGCCAGGCGGGGCGGGCGGGGGGCGGTCCGCGCCGCTCGTCGAGGAGCACGCCAGGCCCGGCGGCTGCCCGGCGCAGCCAGGTCGTGGCCGCTGCAGGCGTGGTACCGCGCGCAGCTGCGCCGGCCGCTCGAGCCCGACCTCGCCGTCTACGCGGCGTACTGGTTCGCCGCCTACAGCTGCAACCCCCGGGCGGTGTACGAGAAGGCCCGCGAGCTGGCGCCCTGGGTGCGTGGCGTGTGGGTCGTCGACGCGGACAAGCAGGACCGGGTGCCGGCCGGGGTGCCGTTCGTCGTCACCGGCACCCGCGACTACTACCGGGTGTTGGCCCGCGCGACGTACCTCGTCAACAACGTGAACTTCCCCAACGACTTCGTGAAGCGCCCGGGCCAGGTGCACCTGCAGACCCACCACGGCACGCCGGTCAAGACCATGGGCCTCGACCTGGTCGACGCCACCTACGGCCGCAAGCGGATGAACTTCGACCGGCTGGTCGAGCGGGTCGCCAAGTGGGACCTGAGCGTGTCGCAGAACGCGTTCACCACCGAGCAGTGGGAGCGGGTCTACCCGGGGACCTACGAGAGCATCGAGACCGGCTACCCGCGCAACGACGTGCTGGCGACCGCGACGCCCGAGCAGGTGGCGGCGGTGCGGGCCGGGCTCGGGATCGCCGAGGGGACCACGGCAGTCCTCTACACGCCGACACACCGGGAGTACCACAAGAGCTTCGTGCCGCAGCTCGACCCGGCGCAGCTGGCGGCTGCCCTCGGACCGGACCACGTGCTGCTCGTGCGGGCCCACTACTTCTACGCCGACTCGCCGATGGGTGCCGAGCCAGCGCGTGGCGTCGTCGACGTGGCCGACCACCCGAGGATCGAGGACCTCTACCTCGCGGCCGACGTGCTGGTCACGGACTACTCGTCGGTGATGTTCGACTACGCCGTGCTCGACCGGCCGATCGTGGTCTTCGCGTCGGACTGGGAGGAGTACGTCAACCTGCGTGGCACCTACGTCGACCTGCTGGACGAGTCGCCCGGCCCGGTGGTGCGGACCCAGGAGGAGCTGGCCGAGGTGCTCGTCACCCGGCGGGCGTGGGACGATGGGTCGACCGCGTTGCGGCAGGCGTTCCGCGCCAGGTTCTGCTCCCTCGAGGACGGCCGGGCGGCCGAGCGCGTCGTGCGCAGGTTGTGGCCGGCGCCCGTGGAGGATGGATGAGCAACGACGTGAGCAGCTCCTCGGGGGCGGAGGCTGCGCGCAAGCGGCTGGTGATCGTGGCCGGCGTCGGCCGCAGCGGCACCAGCCTGTTCACCACCATCCTCGGCATGACCGGCTTCCACGTGCCGCAGCCCGAGGTCCAGGCCGACTCGACCAACCCCAAGGGCTTCGGCGAGCCGCAATGGGTCGTCGACTTCCACGGCCGCAACCTGCGGTCCCGCCGGGTCTCGGTCTGGGACTCGCGCCCGGCCGCGTGGGAGGACACCGCGCGGGCCGCACAGGACCGCAACACCTTCGCCGAGCTGAAGTCGTGGCTGGCCGTGCAGTTCGTCGGCCGGGACAGCGTCGTCGTCAAGGACCCCCGGATCGGCTGGTTCCTGCCGCTGTGGGAGAAGGCCGCCACCGATCTCGGCGTCGACGTCTCCTTCGCGTCGCTGCTGCGGCACCCGGCCGAGGCGGTCAGCTCCGCCATCAAGTGGTACGGCGACTGGCAGTCGCCGGCCAGCCGGACCCTGTCGTGGGTCAACGTCATGCTCGAGACGGAGTACGCGACCCGCGACTCGCGCCGCGTCTTCGTCCGCTACGACGACCTGCTCGCCGACTGGTCGGGCGAGATGTCGCGGGTCGGCGAGGCACTGGACATCCCGGTCCTGCGCGAGATCCCCGACGAGGTGCGCCGCCGGGTCGACGAGTTCGTCGACCCGACGCTGCACCGCCAGAAGGTCACCTTCGCCGACGTCGGTGTCCCGCAGCAGGTGGAGGCGATGACCGAGGACGTGTGGAAGCAGTTCACCGCGCTGTCCGTCGCCGGCGGCGACTCGGCGGAGAACCGCGCCGTCCTCGACGAGTCGCGCGAGCGCTACCACACGTTCTACTCCGAGGCCGAGGACATCGCGCAGTCCACGATCCACGCCCTGCGGCCCAAGGGGGGCGCGACCGGGGGCGACAGGGGTGCGGTCGCCACCAGGGCGGGCGCCTCCGGCGGGGCAGGTACGTCGCGCGGGTCCGGTGCCGACGCGGTGATCCGGGTGGCCGAGCGCGTCGTCCCGCCCAAGCTGCGGCGTCGGGTGCCGCCGGTCTGGCGGTCGCGCATCATGCGCACGGCCAACAAGGCCGCCAACCTCGTCCGGCGGTGATGATCCTCGTCGCCGGTCCCTACCGGAGCGGCACCGGGGACGATCCCGACCGCGTCGCGGCGAACCTGGCGCGGATCCGTGCCGCGACCCTCACGCTGTTCCGGGCCGGCCACCTGGCGGTCAACGGGGAGGACATCGCTCTCCCGCTCGCCGCGGCCGCGGGGAGCAGGACCATCGGCGACCAGCAGTTCGACGAGGTGTTCCACCCGGTCGGCCGCCGCCTGGTCGAGCGCTGCGAGGCCGTGCTGAGGCTTCCCGGCGAGTCCGCCGGGTCCGACGAGATGGTCGAGCTCGCTCGGTCTCGCGGTCTGCCGGTCTACACCGACGTCCTCGAGGTGCCTCCGGCCGGGACCACCGGGCGGCCTGGACTCGACGTGCCGGACGCGCGAGGCCGGAAGGGGCTCGACGAGGCAGGCCGTGACCTGACGGGCAACCCTGGTGTCCGGGTCCGCGACGTGGAGCTGACCGGCTCCGGCTGGCACGTGCTGCGGCGCACGACGTTCGACTACCGGCACCGCGACGGGCACTGGTCGACGGAGTCCCGGGAGACGTACGACCGGGGAAACGGTGCGACCATCCTCCTCCACGACGTGCAGCGCCGCACCGTCCTGCTGACGCGGCAGTTCCGTTACCCCGTCTACGTCAACGGACATCCCGACGGGCTGCTCGTCGAGGCACCGGCCGGTCTCCTGGACGAGGACGACCCCGAGACCGCTGTGCGCCGGGAGACCGCCGAGGAGGTGGGTGTGGAGGTCGGGCACCTGACGCACGTGTTCGACAGCTACATGAGCCCGGGCTCGGTGACCGAGCGGCTGCACTTCTTTGCCGCGCCGTACTCGGCAGAGAGCATGTCTGGCCCCGGTGGCGGCCTCGTCGACGACGGCGAGGACATCGAGGTGGTCGAGCTGCCGTTCGACGACGCGCTCGCCATGACCCGCGACGGTCGGATCTCGGACGCCAAGACGATCATGTTGCTGCAATGGGCAGCGCTGCACGGCCCGTTCCGCGACGATCGCTAACCCTCGAGGAGGGCGTCGACGGCGCGTGCGGTCGCCTTGCCGTCGCCGGGCGGGGCGTAGCGCTCACGGAAGCTGCGGTAGGCGTCGTCGTGCGCCGGCTGGCCGTCGCGGGTAGCAGCGGCCACAGCCGCGAGCATGTCCTCCGCCGTCTCGACGGTGGGACCGGGCAGCTCGGCCGGGTCGATGTAGACCGCCCGCAGGTGCTCGCGGTAGTAGTCCCCGTCGGGGGTCCAGAAGACCATCGGCCGGCCGGTGTGGGCGAAGTCGACCATCA
Proteins encoded in this window:
- a CDS encoding alpha/beta hydrolase; this encodes MGSHRARWPAVGALLVAALAGCGGDGADDGSDAAGSAGRTPSPASASAMPTSTSDVPELVDIGGGRHVYVHCSGEGSPTVVMESGDESDQFQWSAVQPAVAEETRVCSYDRLGNGSSDPATGCRRTPELLADLTAMLAAVDARPPYVLVGTSGGGFIMTSYAYEHQDETVGIVLAETPRALIASRAPSDLLADLDCRSTENQEHRDYVTVEHWAWQHRQRIGRIPMTVISNDYGDFYADDEQRTNVRAQRDWLVLSPLARQVVVTTGHDVPENEPDLTVREILRVVGEARVSG
- a CDS encoding NYN domain-containing protein gives rise to the protein MADGSSNRLTYLLVDGENLDATLGTDILRHRPAPDERPRWDRVAEFLRQRWGQDVRGIFFLNASSGTLPMPFVQALLALGYRVVPLAGSKDQKVVDVGIQRTLDAIGGREGDVALVSHDADFEPHLRALLPDRRVAVLGFREYVSQRLAELEPQGLQFFDMESAVGAFNVPLPRVRVIPLDEFDPEHFLG
- a CDS encoding sulfotransferase gives rise to the protein MADAAGSPGGKPIFIVGPMGSGTTLLRLIVDSHDDIAIAQETSIMRAYLAHRWIPFHRHGGDWYGRLGFSDDELDERMREFYGGMFERWAASQGKKRWGDKTPWHAWQLREIARVFPDAVVLATVRHPGAVAASVSGRFRLGWGGAVSHWINTETELVQRGRELGDRFLLVRYEDLVLDPATTLREVFDWLDAPWSDRLLEHHVVHGERGGPKKVEGGARTDAPISTERISAWTEEATEDNIATLKDKVDGLFAFFGYDQQDPDALTPVTVEGSPRKKTLTGTELGQRRDAFPELTQLDEPMTPWFGNRMLTPEAIGVAAPKKKRVTPKEAAAPPPSPPTFARRARRAAGRAVRKVRPAPPK
- a CDS encoding CDP-glycerol:glycerophosphate glycerophosphotransferase, with the protein product MPRLSLVLVTHHEQGHLRRGVRSLLTQVGALDQGGGGDDVELLVVDDASTDHTREILAELVAQDGRLRVHRCAERAGPAAARLAALDLVTGDHVWFVEPTDVLPPGALDEVLGALADRPPVLVVDHLLRGYDGKERRVKAPAGGTPWLWDSVVTAGLLRGHLAAAVRAGGGWEVAAAWGVALAAGDLRRLGATAYVRRVLPQAVRRRTDPRPAREVAAAYAELVRDLPRTAAPAVRAAVVEAALGQVEQLPLRLRRSQLAAVAAAWRALGEDAQALLRLHPAQRRALEAGSYPAWRAVGEAARARRGGRGAVRAARRGARQARRLPGAARSWPLQAWYRAQLRRPLEPDLAVYAAYWFAAYSCNPRAVYEKARELAPWVRGVWVVDADKQDRVPAGVPFVVTGTRDYYRVLARATYLVNNVNFPNDFVKRPGQVHLQTHHGTPVKTMGLDLVDATYGRKRMNFDRLVERVAKWDLSVSQNAFTTEQWERVYPGTYESIETGYPRNDVLATATPEQVAAVRAGLGIAEGTTAVLYTPTHREYHKSFVPQLDPAQLAAALGPDHVLLVRAHYFYADSPMGAEPARGVVDVADHPRIEDLYLAADVLVTDYSSVMFDYAVLDRPIVVFASDWEEYVNLRGTYVDLLDESPGPVVRTQEELAEVLVTRRAWDDGSTALRQAFRARFCSLEDGRAAERVVRRLWPAPVEDG
- a CDS encoding sulfotransferase codes for the protein MSNDVSSSSGAEAARKRLVIVAGVGRSGTSLFTTILGMTGFHVPQPEVQADSTNPKGFGEPQWVVDFHGRNLRSRRVSVWDSRPAAWEDTARAAQDRNTFAELKSWLAVQFVGRDSVVVKDPRIGWFLPLWEKAATDLGVDVSFASLLRHPAEAVSSAIKWYGDWQSPASRTLSWVNVMLETEYATRDSRRVFVRYDDLLADWSGEMSRVGEALDIPVLREIPDEVRRRVDEFVDPTLHRQKVTFADVGVPQQVEAMTEDVWKQFTALSVAGGDSAENRAVLDESRERYHTFYSEAEDIAQSTIHALRPKGGATGGDRGAVATRAGASGGAGTSRGSGADAVIRVAERVVPPKLRRRVPPVWRSRIMRTANKAANLVRR
- a CDS encoding NUDIX domain-containing protein is translated as MVELARSRGLPVYTDVLEVPPAGTTGRPGLDVPDARGRKGLDEAGRDLTGNPGVRVRDVELTGSGWHVLRRTTFDYRHRDGHWSTESRETYDRGNGATILLHDVQRRTVLLTRQFRYPVYVNGHPDGLLVEAPAGLLDEDDPETAVRRETAEEVGVEVGHLTHVFDSYMSPGSVTERLHFFAAPYSAESMSGPGGGLVDDGEDIEVVELPFDDALAMTRDGRISDAKTIMLLQWAALHGPFRDDR